In one window of Prevotella sp. E13-17 DNA:
- the kduI gene encoding 5-dehydro-4-deoxy-D-glucuronate isomerase — MKKVIMSFALLMGAWGANAQQTVNFQTACHPEDVKHYDTKTLRERFVMEKVMEADKINLTYSHYDRFIFGGAMPVAKTLKLENFQELGLDVDPTIKDKYFLYNRELGVVNCGEGDGVVIVDGKEYALAPKEALYIGRGHIAKGKDVNKEVLFRSKDAQKPAKFYLNSATAHQHYKTQWITLDGRKGSLKAAVWGPVGSLEECNNRTVYKLIVNDVLEEGPCQLQLGLTQLNPGAAWNTMPPHTHGRRIEAYYYFNLPQDQTIAHVMGQPEESRVVWLHNEQAIMSPEWSIHAAAGTYYYTFIWGMAGENLYYNDKDNIPVIDIR; from the coding sequence ATGAAAAAAGTAATCATGAGTTTTGCCCTGCTGATGGGGGCATGGGGTGCCAATGCCCAACAGACCGTGAACTTCCAGACGGCCTGCCATCCTGAGGATGTGAAGCACTACGATACGAAGACGCTCCGTGAGCGCTTCGTGATGGAGAAGGTGATGGAAGCCGACAAGATCAATCTGACCTATTCGCATTACGACCGCTTCATCTTTGGTGGCGCCATGCCTGTTGCCAAGACGTTGAAGCTGGAGAACTTCCAGGAGCTGGGTCTCGATGTGGATCCCACCATCAAGGACAAGTATTTCCTTTATAACCGTGAACTCGGCGTGGTGAACTGCGGCGAGGGCGATGGCGTGGTGATTGTCGATGGCAAGGAGTATGCTCTGGCTCCCAAAGAGGCACTCTACATCGGTCGTGGACATATTGCTAAGGGCAAAGATGTCAATAAGGAGGTGCTCTTCCGTTCGAAGGATGCCCAGAAACCAGCTAAGTTCTACCTGAACTCGGCCACTGCCCATCAGCACTACAAGACGCAGTGGATCACGCTCGACGGGCGTAAGGGCTCATTGAAGGCTGCCGTCTGGGGACCTGTAGGCTCGCTGGAGGAGTGCAACAACCGCACCGTGTATAAGCTCATCGTGAACGACGTGCTGGAAGAGGGCCCCTGCCAGTTGCAGCTGGGACTGACACAGCTGAACCCTGGCGCTGCCTGGAACACCATGCCGCCCCATACGCATGGTCGTCGCATTGAGGCCTACTACTATTTCAACCTGCCTCAAGACCAGACCATCGCTCACGTGATGGGTCAGCCCGAGGAGAGTCGTGTGGTGTGGTTGCACAACGAGCAGGCCATCATGTCGCCCGAGTGGAGCATCCATGCTGCTGCCGGCACCTACTACTATACCTTTATCTGGGGTATGGCCGGCGAGAACCTCTATTATAATGATAAAGACAACATACCTGTAATCGATATTCGCTAA
- a CDS encoding bifunctional UDP-N-acetylmuramoyl-tripeptide:D-alanyl-D-alanine ligase/alanine racemase translates to MTYTIEKVATLIGARRYGESDTTIGWLLTDSRSLCFPEQTLFFALRTKRNDGHKYIDELYRRGVRSFVVEQVPTDREANYPDANFLKVPSPLAALQRLAERHRDEFDIPVVGITGSNGKTWVKEWLYQLLMPSMKVTRSPRSFNSQIGVPLSVWLLNEQTKVALFEAGISEPGEMLSLHDIIQPTIGVLTSLGSAHQENFRSMDEKCMEKLQLFRNTQAVVYPSDDDTVSRCVRRSQYQGERIGWSRYSEKAPMYVKVDDRHVSYIYKGVEGAFDIPFADEASIENSITCATVALYLGLTPEEIAERMALLEPIAMRLEVKEGQRGLTLINDSYNSDINSLDIALDFMNRRPEQKEKAKTLILSDIYQSGESPAELYGEVSDLLVKRGVDRFVGIGPEISAQANRIAVEKKRFFTTVEEFLNSQLFHTLHDQILLLKGARSFGFEHISELLEQKVHETILEVDLNAVVDNLNHYRSFMKPGTKMVCMIKADAYGAGAVEIAKTLQDHRVDYLAVAVADEGVTLRKAGITQNIIVMNPEMSSFKTLFDYDLEPEVYSFRLMEALVNAAGKQGITGWPVHIKLDTGMHRLGFDPEHDMERLIDFLKHQQAIIPRSVFSHFVGSDSDDFDAFSARQFQLFDKASRQLQDAFQHKILRHMDNSAGIEHFPERQMDMCRLGIGLYGVDPRTNKMLTTVSTLKTTILQMRRVKAGDSVGYSRKTILERDSMIAAIPIGYADGLNRHLGNRHGYCLVNGQKAPYVGNICMDVAMIDVTGIDCHEGDSVEIFGKNLPVTVLSDTIDTIPYEVLTGVSNRVKRIYFQD, encoded by the coding sequence ATGACTTACACAATTGAAAAGGTAGCGACGCTCATAGGTGCACGTCGTTACGGAGAGAGTGACACCACCATTGGGTGGCTTTTGACAGACAGCCGTTCACTTTGTTTTCCTGAACAGACTCTATTCTTTGCCTTGCGCACCAAGCGCAATGACGGACATAAGTATATTGATGAGCTTTACCGCCGCGGTGTTCGGTCGTTTGTGGTCGAGCAGGTGCCGACCGATCGTGAAGCAAACTATCCCGACGCCAACTTCCTGAAAGTACCTTCACCATTGGCTGCTTTGCAGCGATTGGCAGAGCGTCATCGCGACGAGTTCGATATTCCTGTGGTGGGCATCACTGGCTCTAACGGTAAGACGTGGGTCAAGGAGTGGCTCTATCAATTGCTGATGCCCTCCATGAAGGTGACGCGCTCTCCGCGCAGTTTCAATTCGCAGATTGGTGTGCCGTTGTCTGTCTGGTTGCTCAACGAACAGACCAAAGTGGCTTTGTTTGAGGCTGGTATCAGCGAACCTGGCGAGATGCTGTCGCTCCACGACATCATTCAGCCAACCATTGGCGTGCTCACCTCTCTGGGCTCGGCTCATCAGGAGAACTTCCGCTCAATGGACGAGAAATGTATGGAGAAGTTGCAGCTCTTCCGCAATACGCAGGCGGTGGTCTATCCCTCTGACGATGACACCGTGAGCCGTTGCGTGCGCCGTTCGCAGTATCAGGGTGAGCGCATCGGATGGTCGCGCTACAGCGAAAAGGCACCGATGTATGTCAAGGTCGATGACCGTCATGTCTCTTATATATATAAAGGTGTGGAGGGCGCTTTCGATATTCCTTTTGCCGATGAGGCCAGCATAGAGAACTCTATTACCTGTGCCACAGTGGCACTCTACTTGGGACTCACACCCGAGGAAATTGCCGAGCGTATGGCACTGCTGGAACCCATTGCCATGCGATTGGAGGTGAAGGAAGGACAGCGTGGACTCACGCTGATCAACGACTCTTACAACAGCGACATCAACTCACTGGATATCGCACTCGACTTCATGAACCGTCGTCCTGAACAGAAAGAGAAAGCGAAAACGCTGATCTTGAGTGATATCTATCAGAGTGGTGAGTCGCCTGCTGAGCTCTATGGCGAGGTGTCCGACCTGCTCGTGAAGCGAGGTGTTGACCGCTTTGTCGGCATCGGGCCCGAGATTTCGGCTCAGGCCAACCGCATCGCCGTCGAGAAGAAAAGGTTCTTTACGACCGTTGAAGAGTTTCTGAACAGTCAGCTGTTCCATACACTCCACGACCAGATTCTCCTGTTGAAGGGCGCTCGCTCGTTTGGTTTTGAACATATCAGCGAACTCCTTGAGCAGAAGGTTCACGAGACCATCCTTGAAGTCGATCTCAATGCTGTGGTCGATAATCTGAACCACTATCGCTCGTTCATGAAGCCTGGCACCAAGATGGTGTGCATGATCAAGGCCGACGCCTATGGCGCTGGCGCCGTGGAGATTGCAAAGACGCTGCAAGACCACCGGGTGGACTACTTGGCTGTGGCTGTTGCCGATGAGGGTGTGACACTGCGCAAGGCGGGCATCACCCAGAATATTATCGTCATGAACCCGGAGATGTCGTCCTTTAAGACGCTCTTCGACTATGATCTTGAGCCTGAGGTCTATTCTTTCCGTCTGATGGAGGCTCTTGTCAATGCCGCCGGCAAACAGGGCATCACAGGATGGCCTGTCCATATCAAGCTCGACACGGGTATGCACCGTTTGGGCTTCGACCCCGAACACGACATGGAGCGCCTCATAGACTTTCTGAAACATCAGCAGGCCATCATCCCGCGTTCGGTGTTCTCGCATTTCGTGGGCTCCGATAGCGACGACTTCGACGCTTTCTCCGCCCGTCAGTTCCAGTTGTTTGATAAGGCCAGCCGCCAGTTGCAGGACGCCTTCCAGCATAAGATACTGCGCCACATGGACAACTCTGCCGGCATCGAGCACTTCCCCGAGCGACAGATGGATATGTGTCGTCTGGGCATTGGCCTCTACGGCGTTGACCCTCGCACCAACAAAATGCTCACCACCGTTTCTACACTGAAGACCACCATTTTGCAGATGCGCCGTGTGAAGGCTGGCGATAGTGTGGGCTACAGTCGTAAGACTATTCTCGAGCGCGACAGTATGATTGCTGCAATCCCGATTGGTTATGCCGACGGTTTGAACCGTCATTTAGGCAATCGCCACGGTTACTGTCTGGTCAATGGTCAGAAAGCGCCCTATGTCGGTAATATCTGTATGGATGTAGCAATGATTGATGTCACAGGCATCGACTGTCATGAAGGTGATAGTGTCGAGATTTTTGGCAAGAACCTGCCAGTCACGGTGCTGAGCGACACCATCGATACCATTCCCTACGAGGTGCTGACTGGCGTTTCCAACCGTGTGAAGCGCATTTATTTCCAGGATTAA
- a CDS encoding PTS galactitol transporter subunit IIC, which produces MEQVFSYIINLGASVMMPILFTVIGLCIGMKFGKAIKSGLFVGVGFIGLNVVTKLLTDNFTSPLEGISELYDLALSVFDMGWPAAAAVAYNTAVGALIIPILLGVNFLLLFTKCTRTVNIDLWNYWHFAFIGAVAYFVMDKSLAWGYFAAIVCYVVTLVMADLTADKFQQHYDLPGISIPQPFCQSFTPFAVLINKALDMIPGFSKLDVDAEGLKKKFGVLGEPLVLGVIVGALIGIAAQLDVKKVLVLGVTMGAVMELIPRITSLFIDGLKPIAEKTQEVVKQKFSGKKVYIGMSPALVIGHPTTLVCSVILIPVILVIAVALPGNQFLPLASLAGMFYIFPLVLPYTKGNVVKTLIIGLVALMIGLYFVTDMAPAFTQAAHEVYEATKNDAAKIPAGFEAGALDFASSLFGWVIYKCVSSLEYVGMGLLSGVAVVMLFINRRRIVADEKVNQ; this is translated from the coding sequence ATGGAACAAGTTTTCAGTTACATTATCAATTTGGGAGCCTCGGTCATGATGCCGATACTCTTTACTGTCATTGGCCTTTGCATCGGCATGAAGTTTGGAAAGGCCATCAAGAGCGGTCTCTTTGTAGGCGTGGGATTTATTGGCTTGAATGTTGTCACGAAATTGCTCACCGACAACTTCACTTCTCCGCTTGAAGGAATCTCCGAACTCTATGACCTGGCACTCAGCGTGTTTGATATGGGCTGGCCTGCAGCAGCTGCTGTGGCCTATAACACAGCCGTAGGCGCACTGATCATACCTATCTTGTTGGGTGTCAACTTCCTGTTGCTCTTCACCAAGTGCACACGCACGGTGAATATTGACTTGTGGAACTACTGGCATTTTGCCTTTATTGGCGCCGTGGCCTACTTCGTGATGGACAAGTCGTTGGCATGGGGCTATTTCGCAGCCATTGTGTGCTATGTGGTCACGCTGGTCATGGCCGACCTCACCGCCGATAAGTTCCAGCAGCACTACGACCTGCCAGGCATCTCTATCCCTCAACCTTTTTGCCAGAGTTTCACGCCGTTTGCCGTGCTCATCAACAAGGCACTCGACATGATTCCCGGGTTCTCGAAGCTTGATGTCGATGCCGAGGGACTGAAGAAAAAGTTCGGCGTGTTGGGCGAACCACTGGTGTTGGGTGTCATCGTAGGTGCTCTGATAGGCATTGCAGCCCAGCTCGACGTCAAGAAAGTGTTGGTTCTTGGTGTCACGATGGGCGCCGTCATGGAGCTCATTCCCCGCATCACCTCGCTCTTCATCGATGGCTTGAAGCCTATTGCCGAGAAGACTCAGGAGGTGGTGAAGCAGAAGTTCAGTGGCAAGAAAGTGTATATCGGCATGTCGCCAGCTTTGGTCATCGGTCATCCCACGACGCTGGTGTGCTCAGTCATCCTGATTCCTGTCATCCTGGTCATTGCTGTTGCGCTGCCGGGCAATCAGTTCCTGCCCCTGGCATCGCTGGCAGGCATGTTCTATATCTTCCCCCTCGTTCTCCCATATACCAAGGGCAATGTGGTGAAGACGCTCATCATCGGTCTTGTGGCTCTGATGATTGGCCTTTACTTCGTGACCGACATGGCACCAGCTTTCACGCAGGCAGCCCACGAAGTGTATGAGGCTACGAAGAACGATGCCGCCAAGATTCCCGCGGGCTTCGAGGCCGGCGCACTCGACTTTGCCTCGTCGCTCTTCGGATGGGTCATCTATAAGTGTGTCAGTTCGTTGGAGTATGTGGGCATGGGCTTGCTGAGTGGCGTTGCCGTGGTGATGCTCTTCATCAATCGCCGTCGCATCGTGGCCGACGAGAAAGTCAATCAATAG
- the purL gene encoding phosphoribosylformylglycinamidine synthase, with amino-acid sequence MILFFKTPAKSVIATEVDHQLNQAEVQELCWLYGNAEPVDAQTMEGFFVGPRREMVTPWSTNAVEITQNMGLSGISRIEEYFAVDSKDAEHDEMLQRMYEGLNQEIFTINIQPEPIKYVDNLEEYNEQEGLALSPEEIDYLHGLEKQNGRPLTDSEIFGFAQINSEHCRHKIFGGTFIIDGKEMESSLFAMIKKTTQENPNKILSAYKDNVAFAQGPVVEQFAPKDQSTSDYFQVKDIESVISLKAETHNFPTTVEPFNGAATGTGGEIRDRMGGGVGSWPIAGTAVYMTAYPRLTDDDQLTRDWENIIPVRQWLYQTPEQILIKASNGASDFGNKFGQPLICGSVLTFEHQEPNDTKYAYDKVIMLAGGVGYGTKRDCLKKEPQKGNKVVVVGGDNYRIGLGGGSVSSVDTGRYSNGIELNAVQRANPEMQKRAYNLVRALCEEDVNPVVSIHDHGSAGHLNCLSELVEECGGEIDMTKLPIGDKTLSSKEIIANESQERMGLLIDEKHIEHVRKIAERERAPLYVVGETTGDAHFSFKQGDGVKPFDLDVAQMFGHSPKTIMKDNTVERHYDDVTYSQDKINEYLDRVLQLEAVACKDWLTNKVDRSVTGKIARQQCQGEIQLPLSDCGVVALDYRGVKGIATALGHAPQAGLANPAAGSVLSVAEALTNIVWAPLAEGMDSLSLSANWMWPCRSQEGEDARLYAGVKALSDFCCELHINVPTGKDSLSLSQQYPNGEKIISPGTVIVSAGGEVSDIKKVVSPVLVNDKNASLYHIDFSFDEQRLGGSAFAQSLGKVGDDVPTVKNAEYFADAFMAVQQLIEKGWIMAGHDISAGGLITTLLEMCFANQKGGLHINLHDICKNGDVVKALFAENPGVVIEVSDEHKQEFAEFMEEQGVGFAKIGYSVPESRSIVVKAGDEELTFDIDALRDTWYKTSYLLDRKQSFNGKAKERFENYKKQPVEMKFNKDFTGKLAQYGISADRREMTGVKAAIIREKGTNGEREMAYCLYLAGFDVKDVMMTDLISGRETLEDINMIVFCGGFSNSDVLGSAKGWAGAFLFNPKAKEALDKFYARKDTLSLGICNGCQLMVELGLTGAKGAKMLHNDSHKFESEFISLSIPQNNSVMFGSLSGNKLGLWVAHGEGKFQLPEAESAYNVIAKYNYAGYPANPNGSDYNVAGICSEDGRHLCMMPHLERAVFPWQNAWYPADRRNDEVTPWIEAFVNARKWVEEHK; translated from the coding sequence ATGATTCTTTTCTTCAAAACCCCCGCTAAGAGCGTGATAGCCACCGAAGTGGATCATCAGCTCAATCAAGCAGAAGTACAGGAACTTTGTTGGCTTTACGGCAATGCCGAGCCTGTTGATGCCCAGACGATGGAAGGATTCTTCGTCGGTCCACGTCGCGAAATGGTGACCCCTTGGTCAACAAATGCTGTTGAGATTACTCAGAACATGGGACTCAGCGGCATTTCTCGTATAGAAGAGTACTTCGCTGTCGATTCGAAAGATGCTGAGCACGACGAAATGCTGCAGCGCATGTATGAAGGACTGAATCAAGAAATCTTCACTATCAACATTCAGCCAGAGCCCATCAAGTATGTAGATAATCTGGAGGAATACAACGAGCAAGAGGGCCTGGCTCTCTCACCCGAGGAGATCGACTATCTGCACGGACTGGAGAAGCAAAACGGCCGTCCACTGACCGACTCTGAGATTTTCGGTTTCGCCCAGATCAACTCTGAGCACTGCCGTCATAAGATTTTCGGCGGTACGTTTATCATCGACGGCAAGGAGATGGAGAGTTCGCTCTTCGCCATGATCAAGAAGACGACACAGGAGAACCCCAACAAGATTCTCTCTGCCTACAAAGACAATGTGGCTTTCGCACAGGGTCCCGTCGTAGAGCAGTTCGCACCAAAGGACCAGAGCACCAGCGACTACTTCCAGGTGAAGGATATAGAGAGTGTGATCTCGCTGAAGGCCGAGACCCACAACTTCCCCACAACCGTTGAGCCATTCAATGGTGCTGCTACTGGTACGGGTGGTGAGATCCGCGACCGTATGGGTGGTGGTGTAGGTTCATGGCCTATCGCTGGTACGGCAGTGTATATGACTGCCTATCCCCGTTTGACCGACGACGACCAGCTGACTCGTGACTGGGAGAACATTATCCCTGTTCGTCAGTGGTTGTATCAGACACCTGAGCAGATCCTGATCAAGGCTTCGAATGGTGCTTCTGACTTCGGCAACAAGTTCGGTCAGCCACTGATCTGCGGTTCTGTACTGACCTTCGAGCATCAGGAACCCAACGACACCAAGTATGCCTACGACAAGGTGATCATGCTGGCTGGCGGCGTGGGTTACGGCACTAAGCGCGACTGTCTGAAGAAAGAACCTCAGAAGGGTAACAAGGTGGTCGTTGTAGGTGGTGACAACTACCGCATCGGTCTTGGTGGCGGTTCTGTATCGTCTGTAGATACAGGTCGCTACAGCAATGGCATCGAGCTGAACGCCGTGCAGCGTGCCAACCCTGAGATGCAGAAGCGTGCCTACAACCTGGTGCGTGCACTCTGTGAGGAGGATGTGAACCCCGTTGTAAGTATCCACGACCATGGTTCGGCCGGTCACTTGAACTGCTTGTCAGAACTCGTTGAGGAGTGTGGTGGTGAGATTGACATGACCAAACTGCCTATTGGTGACAAGACCTTGAGTTCAAAGGAGATTATTGCCAACGAGAGTCAGGAGCGCATGGGCTTGCTCATTGATGAAAAGCACATCGAACATGTACGTAAGATTGCTGAGCGCGAGCGTGCGCCACTGTATGTGGTTGGTGAGACCACTGGCGATGCTCACTTCTCGTTCAAACAGGGCGATGGTGTGAAGCCTTTCGACCTCGACGTGGCTCAGATGTTTGGTCACTCGCCCAAGACCATCATGAAAGATAACACTGTAGAGCGCCACTACGACGACGTGACCTACAGTCAGGATAAGATTAACGAATACCTCGACCGCGTGCTCCAGCTGGAGGCTGTGGCATGTAAGGACTGGTTGACCAACAAGGTGGACCGTTCTGTAACAGGCAAGATTGCCCGTCAGCAGTGTCAGGGTGAGATTCAGTTGCCATTGAGCGACTGTGGTGTGGTAGCCCTCGACTATCGTGGTGTGAAGGGTATCGCTACCGCTCTCGGTCATGCCCCTCAGGCTGGTCTGGCTAATCCCGCTGCCGGTTCTGTACTGTCGGTTGCCGAGGCACTCACCAATATTGTATGGGCTCCTCTGGCAGAGGGTATGGACTCTTTGAGTCTCTCAGCCAACTGGATGTGGCCATGTCGCTCTCAGGAGGGAGAGGATGCCCGTCTGTATGCTGGTGTGAAGGCATTGAGCGATTTCTGCTGCGAACTGCACATCAACGTACCTACGGGTAAGGACTCGCTGTCTTTGAGTCAGCAGTATCCTAACGGCGAAAAGATCATCTCTCCGGGCACGGTCATCGTCAGTGCCGGCGGTGAGGTTTCTGATATCAAGAAGGTGGTATCACCTGTATTAGTTAATGATAAGAACGCATCACTCTATCACATCGACTTCTCGTTCGACGAACAACGTCTGGGCGGTTCTGCCTTTGCCCAGAGTTTAGGCAAGGTGGGCGACGATGTGCCTACGGTGAAGAATGCAGAGTACTTTGCTGATGCCTTCATGGCTGTCCAGCAACTTATCGAGAAGGGGTGGATCATGGCTGGTCACGACATCTCTGCCGGTGGTCTCATCACCACCCTGCTTGAGATGTGCTTCGCCAACCAAAAGGGTGGTCTGCACATCAACCTGCACGACATCTGCAAGAACGGTGATGTCGTAAAAGCACTCTTCGCTGAGAACCCAGGTGTGGTTATCGAGGTGAGCGATGAGCACAAACAGGAGTTTGCTGAGTTCATGGAAGAGCAGGGCGTAGGCTTTGCCAAGATTGGTTACTCAGTACCTGAGAGCCGCAGCATCGTGGTGAAGGCCGGTGATGAGGAGCTGACCTTCGACATCGACGCACTCCGTGACACATGGTACAAGACATCATATCTGCTCGACCGCAAGCAGAGCTTCAATGGCAAGGCCAAGGAGCGTTTCGAGAACTATAAGAAGCAGCCTGTCGAGATGAAGTTTAACAAGGACTTCACTGGTAAGTTGGCTCAATATGGTATCTCTGCCGACCGTCGTGAGATGACTGGTGTCAAGGCTGCCATTATCCGTGAGAAGGGTACCAACGGTGAGCGCGAGATGGCATACTGTCTCTATCTGGCCGGCTTCGATGTGAAGGACGTGATGATGACCGACCTGATTTCTGGTCGTGAGACACTCGAGGACATCAACATGATCGTGTTCTGCGGTGGATTCTCTAACTCCGACGTGCTTGGCTCGGCCAAGGGTTGGGCTGGTGCCTTCCTCTTCAACCCCAAGGCTAAGGAAGCCCTGGATAAGTTCTATGCCCGCAAGGACACCCTGTCACTGGGTATCTGCAACGGATGCCAGCTGATGGTAGAGCTTGGTTTGACTGGTGCTAAGGGTGCTAAGATGCTGCACAACGACAGTCACAAGTTCGAGAGTGAGTTCATCAGCCTGAGCATACCTCAGAACAACAGCGTGATGTTCGGTTCGCTGAGCGGCAACAAGCTCGGTCTGTGGGTAGCTCACGGAGAGGGTAAGTTCCAGTTGCCCGAGGCAGAGAGTGCCTACAACGTGATTGCTAAGTACAACTATGCTGGCTATCCCGCTAATCCTAACGGCTCTGACTATAACGTAGCAGGTATCTGCTCGGAGGATGGTCGTCATCTGTGCATGATGCCTCACTTGGAGCGTGCCGTATTCCCTTGGCAGAATGCCTGGTATCCCGCCGACCGTCGCAACGACGAGGTGACCCCATGGATTGAAGCCTTCGTGAATGCACGCAAGTGGGTGGAGGAACATAAGTGA
- a CDS encoding MFS transporter, producing MTPIQTSKMTNFRWVICGMLFMATTINYMDRQVLSLLNTNYISTEFHWDNDDYGTITAIFSLFYAFISLFAGRFIDWMGTKKGYIWAIVVWSIGACLHAGCGIATCWLNDIDSIETLRTMEKASQIGLFGLTSSVWLFIGCRMILAMGESGNFPAAIKVTAEYFPKKDRALATSIFNAGASIGALIAPLTIPALADAFGWEMAFIIIGAIGFLWAGLWVFVYTSPAKSRFVNKSELIYIESDNNVEAIEKEAPSEAEDAVKLSLWDCFKYRQTWAFIVGKLFTDGVWWFFLFWAPDYFNQLGYPVTTMTGKMLLFVLYLIVTVVSIYGGYLPKLFVEKRGMNPYIGRMRAMLIFAFFPIFAMFAQPLSGISPWIPAVIIGLAGAGHQAWSANLYSTIGDMFPKSAVATITGIGTMFGGLCSFAINKISGVLFDYAEAQGEAFTFFGETGKPAGYMIVFCYCAVAYLIGWVIMKALVPKYKPVVVE from the coding sequence ATGACACCTATTCAAACTTCAAAAATGACGAATTTCCGTTGGGTGATCTGTGGTATGCTGTTCATGGCCACCACGATCAACTATATGGACCGTCAGGTGTTGTCGCTGCTCAACACCAACTATATCTCGACAGAGTTTCATTGGGACAACGATGACTATGGCACTATCACTGCCATCTTCTCGCTCTTCTATGCCTTTATCTCACTTTTCGCAGGTCGTTTCATCGACTGGATGGGCACCAAGAAAGGCTATATCTGGGCCATCGTGGTGTGGAGCATCGGTGCCTGTCTGCATGCTGGTTGCGGCATCGCCACCTGTTGGTTGAACGATATTGACAGCATTGAGACGCTGCGCACCATGGAGAAAGCCTCGCAGATAGGACTCTTCGGACTGACATCCAGCGTGTGGCTGTTCATTGGCTGCCGCATGATTCTCGCCATGGGTGAGTCGGGCAACTTCCCCGCTGCCATCAAGGTCACAGCTGAGTATTTCCCCAAGAAAGACCGTGCTTTGGCCACCTCCATCTTCAATGCTGGTGCCTCTATCGGTGCCCTCATTGCTCCGCTCACCATTCCGGCTCTGGCCGATGCTTTTGGTTGGGAGATGGCCTTTATCATCATTGGTGCCATTGGCTTTTTGTGGGCAGGACTCTGGGTGTTTGTCTATACCTCGCCAGCCAAGAGTCGTTTTGTCAACAAGTCAGAGCTGATTTATATTGAGTCAGACAACAATGTCGAAGCCATCGAAAAAGAGGCGCCCAGCGAGGCGGAAGACGCCGTTAAACTGTCGCTTTGGGACTGCTTTAAGTATCGTCAGACGTGGGCATTCATCGTGGGTAAGCTGTTTACCGATGGTGTGTGGTGGTTCTTCCTCTTCTGGGCACCCGACTATTTCAACCAGTTGGGCTATCCTGTCACCACGATGACTGGCAAGATGTTGCTCTTCGTGCTCTACCTCATCGTCACCGTTGTCAGCATCTATGGCGGCTATCTGCCCAAGCTGTTTGTCGAGAAGCGCGGCATGAATCCCTACATCGGACGTATGCGTGCCATGCTGATTTTTGCCTTCTTCCCCATCTTTGCCATGTTTGCTCAGCCCCTGTCGGGCATTTCGCCCTGGATTCCGGCTGTCATCATCGGTCTGGCTGGTGCAGGTCATCAGGCATGGTCGGCCAATCTCTATTCCACCATTGGCGACATGTTCCCCAAGTCGGCCGTGGCAACCATCACCGGCATCGGCACCATGTTTGGCGGATTGTGCAGCTTTGCCATCAACAAGATTTCTGGTGTGCTCTTCGACTATGCCGAGGCTCAGGGCGAAGCCTTCACCTTCTTTGGCGAGACGGGCAAGCCTGCCGGCTACATGATCGTGTTCTGCTACTGTGCAGTGGCCTACCTCATCGGTTGGGTCATCATGAAAGCCTTGGTGCCCAAGTACAAGCCTGTGGTCGTAGAATAA